In Haemophilus parainfluenzae, one genomic interval encodes:
- a CDS encoding GlxA family transcriptional regulator — translation MNKPTVALIVYEQMMPIHFAMAYSVFSMLDLNGKPLFNCKIVSDSDNLTNSLFHIHLDGGLEWLENADIVVMTGWHNTQVMPSEALLTALRQAYQRGATVVGLCYGAYVLACSGLLNGKKATTHWLGDSDFTSRFPQVKWDLNPIYLEQDRLITSAGTAASMDCCLSIVRKLYGVKIANHIARILVIPPHREGGQAQFIERPISRSTPNHNINALLAYLNENLTALHSTDSLAERLSMSRSTFTRHFRKATGMSLNQWLIEARLQRARELLESTDLSITDIAEQSGFHSDTALRQHFLKKHKISPNRWRKQFQIEDV, via the coding sequence ATGAATAAACCCACAGTTGCTTTGATTGTGTATGAACAAATGATGCCCATTCATTTTGCGATGGCATATTCCGTTTTTTCTATGTTGGATTTAAACGGCAAGCCGTTATTTAACTGTAAAATCGTTAGCGATTCGGACAACCTGACAAACTCGCTATTTCACATACATTTAGATGGTGGTTTAGAATGGTTAGAGAATGCCGATATTGTTGTGATGACTGGATGGCATAATACTCAAGTGATGCCGAGTGAGGCTTTATTAACAGCATTACGGCAAGCATATCAACGTGGTGCGACAGTAGTGGGTTTATGTTATGGTGCCTATGTGTTAGCGTGCAGTGGTCTACTTAACGGCAAAAAAGCAACCACACATTGGCTAGGAGATAGTGATTTTACTAGTCGCTTTCCGCAGGTGAAATGGGATTTAAATCCTATTTATTTGGAACAAGATCGACTGATTACCTCAGCAGGAACGGCAGCTTCCATGGATTGTTGTCTTTCTATTGTCCGTAAATTATATGGTGTGAAAATTGCCAATCATATTGCCCGAATACTGGTTATCCCCCCTCATCGTGAAGGCGGACAAGCACAATTTATCGAACGCCCTATTTCTCGTTCGACACCTAATCATAATATCAATGCGTTGCTTGCTTATTTAAATGAAAATCTGACCGCACTTCATTCGACTGATAGTCTTGCAGAACGTTTGTCAATGAGCCGTAGCACTTTCACCCGACATTTCCGTAAAGCAACCGGAATGTCATTAAATCAATGGTTAATTGAAGCAAGGCTACAACGAGCAAGAGAGCTTTTGGAAAGCACAGATTTATCTATTACTGATATTGCAGAACAAAGTGGATTTCATAGCGATACCGCCTTGCGTCAGCACTTTTTGAAAAAACATAAGATTTCACCGAATCGCTGGCGTAAGCAGTTTCAAATTGAGGATGTTTAG
- a CDS encoding MBL fold metallo-hydrolase, with protein sequence MNLKTLISATALAISANTFAVDLASKNTDSYQHIRNATGRLNYAGKTFLIDPMLAEKGRYAGFEGTLNSHLRNPLVELPMKAEDTFKDVDAIILTHTHEDHWDEVAQKILPKSIKIFVQHERDGDLLKAQGFTNITSLSLEKPVEFEGIILNKTGGSHGTTEMYAVPQLAEILDEAMGVTFQAKGHPTVYLVGDTVWTAEVNKAINRYKPDVMIMNTGDARTLAFPNDGIIMGLQDVAHARQMLPNTKLITVHMDAVNHMSVYRKDLRQFIQANKLENVVIPEDGETVKF encoded by the coding sequence ATGAACTTAAAAACCTTAATTAGCGCTACAGCATTGGCTATTAGCGCAAATACTTTCGCTGTAGATCTTGCCTCTAAAAACACTGATAGCTACCAACATATCCGCAATGCCACGGGTCGCCTGAACTACGCAGGGAAAACTTTTTTAATTGACCCGATGCTTGCTGAAAAAGGACGTTATGCAGGCTTTGAAGGAACATTAAATAGCCATTTGCGTAATCCACTTGTGGAATTACCGATGAAAGCAGAAGATACTTTCAAAGATGTTGATGCCATTATTTTGACTCATACACATGAAGATCATTGGGATGAGGTTGCACAAAAAATTTTACCTAAATCCATCAAAATTTTTGTGCAGCATGAACGGGATGGCGACTTACTCAAAGCGCAAGGTTTTACAAACATAACCAGTTTATCGTTGGAAAAACCGGTGGAGTTTGAAGGTATTATTTTAAATAAAACCGGTGGTTCTCACGGTACAACGGAAATGTACGCTGTGCCACAATTGGCTGAGATTTTAGATGAGGCGATGGGCGTAACATTCCAAGCGAAAGGTCATCCAACGGTGTACTTGGTTGGTGACACAGTTTGGACTGCCGAAGTAAACAAAGCCATTAATCGTTATAAACCTGATGTAATGATTATGAACACAGGTGATGCGCGTACCTTAGCTTTTCCGAATGACGGCATTATTATGGGGTTACAAGATGTTGCCCATGCTCGCCAAATGCTACCAAATACAAAACTTATCACAGTGCACATGGATGCAGTAAACCATATGTCTGTTTACCGTAAGGATTTACGCCAATTTATCCAAGCAAACAAGCTTGAAAATGTAGTAATTCCAGAAGATGGTGAAACAGTGAAGTTTTAA
- a CDS encoding ATP-binding cassette domain-containing protein, which translates to METPKSGTIRNTFRKTGFLFQENRLLENLTAMQNIAIFMDKPDEGEIIALAAKVGLTAGDLNKYPTELSGGMAKRVAFLRLLLCGCDLALLDEPFVGLDRDLRDILVAMLVEKIERQGMACMLVTHDRFEAARLSHEIMLLSTKGMNVQNVITLPTPLSERDWAFEEAMVAREFQGIHYYE; encoded by the coding sequence TTGGAAACGCCGAAATCGGGCACGATACGCAATACTTTCCGCAAAACGGGTTTTCTGTTTCAGGAAAACCGCCTGCTGGAAAACTTGACCGCGATGCAGAATATCGCTATTTTTATGGACAAACCCGATGAAGGCGAAATCATCGCGCTGGCGGCGAAAGTCGGGCTGACTGCGGGCGATTTGAACAAATATCCGACCGAATTGTCCGGCGGCATGGCGAAACGGGTAGCATTTTTGCGCCTGCTGCTGTGCGGCTGCGACCTTGCCTTGCTGGACGAGCCGTTCGTCGGTTTGGACCGCGATTTGCGCGATATTTTGGTCGCCATGCTGGTGGAAAAAATCGAGCGGCAGGGCATGGCGTGTATGCTGGTAACGCACGACCGCTTCGAAGCCGCACGCCTGAGCCATGAAATCATGCTGCTTTCCACTAAGGGCATGAACGTGCAAAACGTGATTACCCTGCCTACGCCGCTGTCCGAACGCGATTGGGCTTTTGAAGAAGCCATGGTGGCAAGAGAGTTTCAGGGGATTCATTATTATGAGTGA
- a CDS encoding CadD family cadmium resistance transporter, translated as MFSTVITAAVLYIATAVDLLVILLIFFARANTRKEYRDIYIGQYLGSVILILVSLFLAFVLNYVPEKWVLGLLGLIPIYLGIKVAIYDDCEGEKRAKKELDEKGLSKLVGIVALVTVASCGADNIGLFVPYFVTLDLVDLLVTLLVFLILIFVLVYTAQRLANISGVGEIVEKFSRWIMAVIYIGLGLFIIIENNTIQTIISII; from the coding sequence ATGTTTTCGACTGTGATTACTGCTGCTGTTTTATATATTGCTACAGCAGTAGATTTGTTGGTAATACTATTAATATTTTTTGCTAGAGCAAATACTAGAAAAGAATATCGAGATATTTATATCGGACAATATTTAGGTTCTGTAATTTTAATATTAGTTAGTTTATTTCTAGCTTTTGTTTTGAATTATGTTCCGGAAAAATGGGTGTTGGGTTTATTAGGTTTAATACCGATTTACTTAGGTATTAAAGTTGCTATTTACGACGATTGTGAGGGCGAAAAAAGAGCTAAAAAAGAATTGGATGAAAAAGGGTTGTCAAAATTAGTCGGTATTGTTGCTTTGGTTACAGTTGCTAGTTGTGGTGCAGATAATATTGGACTTTTTGTTCCTTACTTTGTGACTTTAGATCTTGTCGACTTATTAGTTACTCTTCTTGTATTTTTAATATTGATTTTTGTTTTAGTATATACAGCACAAAGATTGGCTAATATTTCAGGTGTTGGTGAAATTGTAGAGAAGTTTAGTCGTTGGATAATGGCTGTTATTTATATTGGTTTAGGGTTATTTATTATTATTGAAAATAATACAATTCAAACAATAATATCAATAATATGA
- a CDS encoding AraC family transcriptional regulator: MFSTEMIERLLKVIPHNELYSSSIKGLFLRHSDQPFCYEGIIQEPSICIVLSGEREVQLGEQCYRFDNQHFMFCPVNIPMRGEIKYAEPQKPFLVMSMKIDIESVSKILLANPNLADDVQQGDEGFAQWHLDESLKNAVERLLLLHENPKDIGFLAPIIQQEIYYRLLTGEQGGKFKAMVSNGSHTKKIAQATYYLQQHFSETITVETLANLCGMSLSGFHSHFKKITSLSPLQYQKSLRLMEARRLIAQEGRGITEAAYQVGYESPSQFSREYKRYFGHAPKGDIK; this comes from the coding sequence ATGTTCTCAACTGAAATGATAGAACGATTATTAAAGGTTATTCCACATAACGAACTCTATTCATCATCGATTAAAGGCTTATTTCTTCGCCATTCAGATCAACCATTTTGTTACGAAGGTATTATTCAAGAGCCGAGCATTTGCATCGTGTTAAGCGGAGAACGTGAAGTGCAGCTAGGCGAACAATGCTACCGATTTGATAATCAACATTTTATGTTTTGCCCAGTAAACATACCGATGCGTGGCGAGATTAAATATGCAGAGCCGCAAAAGCCGTTTTTAGTGATGTCGATGAAAATTGATATTGAAAGCGTTAGCAAGATTTTATTAGCAAATCCAAACCTTGCAGATGATGTCCAACAGGGCGACGAGGGTTTTGCACAATGGCATTTGGATGAATCTCTCAAAAATGCTGTTGAACGCTTATTACTCTTGCACGAAAATCCAAAAGATATTGGGTTTCTTGCACCGATTATCCAACAAGAAATATATTATCGACTCCTTACAGGCGAACAAGGTGGCAAATTTAAAGCCATGGTAAGCAATGGATCGCACACCAAAAAAATCGCCCAAGCTACCTATTATCTGCAACAACATTTTAGTGAAACCATCACCGTGGAAACCTTGGCAAATCTATGTGGTATGTCATTATCTGGCTTTCATAGCCATTTCAAAAAGATAACCAGCCTTTCACCGCTGCAATATCAAAAATCATTACGTTTGATGGAAGCCAGACGACTGATCGCACAAGAAGGACGAGGCATTACCGAAGCCGCTTACCAAGTCGGCTACGAGTCACCTAGCCAATTCAGCCGTGAATACAAACGGTATTTCGGGCATGCGCCCAAGGGGGATATTAAATAG
- a CDS encoding elongation factor P hydroxylase, with product MEHKLEDIIAIFNQCFEEEYNTRLVKGGDEPIYIPANDEVPYNAIYFARGFYSSALHEIAHWLVAGKERRKLEDFGYWYEPDGRSEDRQRDFEKVEVKPQALEWILATAAGFRYFASADNLNGNPGDTQPFKQAVYEQVKTYAEKGLPKRAETLRHALAQFYGTEDRIDLAKFDVTRI from the coding sequence ATGGAACACAAACTTGAGGATATCATTGCGATTTTTAATCAATGTTTTGAAGAAGAATATAATACGCGATTGGTTAAAGGTGGGGATGAGCCGATTTACATCCCTGCAAATGATGAGGTGCCTTATAACGCCATTTACTTTGCGAGAGGCTTTTACAGCAGTGCATTACATGAAATTGCCCATTGGTTAGTGGCGGGGAAAGAACGCCGTAAATTAGAAGATTTTGGCTATTGGTATGAGCCGGATGGGCGTTCAGAAGATCGTCAGCGTGATTTTGAAAAGGTTGAAGTGAAGCCTCAAGCATTGGAATGGATTTTAGCCACAGCGGCGGGATTCCGTTATTTTGCTAGTGCGGATAATTTGAATGGCAATCCGGGAGATACGCAACCATTTAAGCAAGCGGTATATGAACAAGTAAAAACCTATGCAGAAAAAGGCTTACCAAAACGCGCAGAAACCTTGCGTCATGCCTTGGCTCAATTTTATGGCACAGAAGATCGAATTGATTTAGCGAAATTTGATGTGACTCGCATCTAA
- the prfA gene encoding peptide chain release factor 1 encodes MKDSIIAKLESLKERYEELEALLGDASVISDQDKFRAYSKEYSQLEDVVKCFNRWNQLNSNIAEAELMLDDPEMKEMAEMEIEESKVEIEDVEQQLQILLLPKDPNDEYNCYLEIRAGTGGDEAGIFAGDLFRMYSRYAESKRWRVEMLSANESEQGGYKEVIVKVSGDGVYGQLKFESGGHRVQRVPKTESQGRIHTSACTVAVMPELPESEMPEINPADLRIDTYRSSGAGGQHVNTTDSAVRITHIPTGIVVECQDERSQHKNKAKAMSVLASRIVQAEQERQAAEQADTRRNLLGSGDRSDKIRTYNYPQGRVTDHRINLTLYRLDEVMNGKIDELIQPIITEYQADQLAALSESN; translated from the coding sequence ATGAAAGATTCTATTATTGCAAAACTTGAAAGTTTAAAAGAACGTTATGAAGAATTAGAGGCATTGCTAGGCGATGCGTCGGTAATTTCGGATCAGGATAAATTCCGTGCGTATTCTAAAGAATATTCACAACTTGAAGATGTGGTGAAATGTTTTAATCGTTGGAATCAGCTTAATTCTAACATTGCTGAAGCAGAGTTGATGTTAGATGATCCTGAAATGAAAGAAATGGCAGAAATGGAAATTGAAGAATCCAAAGTCGAAATTGAAGACGTGGAACAACAACTTCAAATTCTTTTATTGCCGAAAGATCCAAATGATGAATATAACTGCTATTTAGAAATTCGTGCGGGTACAGGTGGGGATGAAGCGGGTATCTTTGCCGGTGATTTATTCCGTATGTACAGCCGTTATGCAGAAAGTAAACGCTGGCGTGTTGAAATGCTCAGCGCAAATGAAAGCGAGCAGGGCGGTTATAAAGAAGTCATCGTTAAAGTAAGCGGTGATGGCGTATATGGTCAGTTAAAATTTGAATCAGGCGGCCACCGTGTACAACGTGTACCAAAAACAGAAAGCCAAGGTCGTATTCATACCTCTGCTTGTACTGTTGCGGTTATGCCTGAATTGCCTGAATCTGAAATGCCGGAAATCAATCCTGCAGATTTACGTATTGATACCTACCGTTCATCTGGTGCGGGTGGTCAGCACGTTAATACAACAGACTCAGCGGTACGTATTACCCACATTCCAACAGGTATTGTGGTGGAATGTCAGGATGAGCGTTCACAACATAAAAATAAAGCTAAAGCGATGTCTGTATTGGCTTCACGTATTGTTCAAGCCGAACAAGAGCGTCAAGCCGCAGAGCAAGCCGATACTCGCCGTAACTTATTAGGTTCAGGCGATCGCTCTGATAAAATTCGTACTTATAACTACCCACAAGGTCGTGTAACAGATCACCGTATCAACTTAACGCTCTATCGCTTAGATGAAGTGATGAACGGCAAAATTGACGAGCTTATTCAGCCGATTATCACTGAATATCAAGCAGATCAATTAGCAGCGTTATCTGAGAGTAATTAA
- the prmC gene encoding peptide chain release factor N(5)-glutamine methyltransferase codes for MTYQQWLADAAQALNQVNPTENGKVDALVLLQHATGKSRTQILAFDDTEIDEKVRLKLTALLDRRLKGEPIAYILGEKEFWSLPLNVSEGTLIPRPDTEILVEKALHIALEKLEKNPPHFRILDLGTGTGAIALALASELFPICQKKAIQLDVIGVDLMPDVVKLAQSNAEKNQLKVQFLQSLWFEHVEGQFDIIVSNPPYIDETDEHLSQGDVRFEPRSALVAGENGLADLRHLIECAPVHLKDNGYLLLEHGWKQGKEVRSIFWQNHWQGVATIRDYGDNERVTLGYWKR; via the coding sequence ATGACCTACCAACAATGGCTTGCCGATGCTGCGCAAGCCTTAAATCAGGTAAATCCGACAGAGAATGGCAAAGTTGACGCGTTAGTGCTATTGCAACACGCAACGGGCAAATCGAGAACGCAAATTTTAGCTTTCGATGACACGGAAATTGATGAAAAAGTGCGGTTAAAATTGACCGCACTTTTAGATCGTCGTTTAAAAGGCGAGCCTATCGCTTATATCCTTGGAGAAAAAGAATTCTGGTCCTTGCCTTTAAATGTGTCTGAAGGAACATTAATTCCTCGTCCAGATACTGAAATTCTCGTAGAAAAAGCATTACACATTGCGTTAGAAAAACTGGAAAAAAATCCACCGCACTTTCGTATTCTCGATCTTGGAACCGGCACGGGTGCCATTGCGTTGGCGTTGGCTTCTGAGCTTTTTCCTATTTGTCAAAAAAAGGCTATTCAATTGGATGTTATTGGTGTTGATTTAATGCCAGATGTCGTCAAATTAGCGCAATCCAATGCCGAAAAAAATCAGCTCAAGGTACAATTTTTGCAGAGTCTTTGGTTTGAACATGTTGAAGGGCAGTTTGATATTATCGTCAGTAATCCGCCTTATATTGATGAAACCGATGAGCATCTTTCTCAAGGTGATGTGCGTTTCGAACCTCGTTCGGCGTTGGTGGCAGGTGAAAACGGTTTAGCTGATTTACGTCATCTTATTGAGTGTGCACCGGTACATTTAAAAGATAACGGATATTTATTGTTAGAGCACGGTTGGAAACAGGGCAAAGAAGTGCGGTCAATTTTCTGGCAAAATCATTGGCAAGGGGTTGCAACCATACGGGATTATGGCGACAATGAGCGCGTAACGTTGGGATATTGGAAGCGGTAA